Proteins found in one Leguminivora glycinivorella isolate SPB_JAAS2020 chromosome 4, LegGlyc_1.1, whole genome shotgun sequence genomic segment:
- the LOC125225279 gene encoding arginine kinase isoform X1, whose translation MNYKFKVTIPIVVCGGAVLAYYLIRRKAAAMVDTATIEKLEAGFSKLQASDSKSLLKKYLTKEVFEALKNKKTSFGSTLLDVIQSGVENLDSGVGIYAPDAEAYTVFAELFDPIIEDYHNGFKKTDKHPAKNWGDVETLGNLDPAGEFVVSTRVRCGRSMEGYPFNPCLTEAQYKEMEEKVSSTLSGLEGELKGTFYPLTGMSKETQQQLIDDHFLFKEGDRFLQAANACRFWPTGRGIYHNENKTFLVWCNEEDHLRLISMQMGGDLKQVYKRLVTAVNDIEKRVPFSHNDRLGFLTFCPTNLGTTVRASVHIKLPKLAADKAKLEEVASKYHLQVRGTRGEHTEAEGGVYDISNKRRMGLTEYEAVKEMYDGIAELINIEKSL comes from the exons atgaattataaatttaaagtcaCGATTCCAATAGTGGTTTGTGGTGGCGCTGTTCTTGCGTATTACCTCATCAGGCG AAAAGCCGCAGCAATGGTGGACACCGCAACCATCGAGAAGTTGGAGGCTGGCTTCAGCAAGCTCCAGGCCTCCGACTCAAAGTCGCTGCTGAAGAAGTACCTCACCAAGGAGGTCTTCGAAGCTCTTAAGAACAAGAAGACCTCTTTCGGCTCCACGCTATTGGATGTCATCCAGTCTG GTGTGGAGAATTTGGACTCTGGTGTTGGAATCTACGCCCCCGATGCTGAGGCATACACAGTCTTCGCTGAACTGTTTGACCCCATCATCGAGGACTACCACAATGGTTTCAAGAAAACTGACAAGCACCCCGCCAAGAACTGGGGTGATGTCGAGACCCTCGGAAACCTGGACCCTGCTGGCGAGTTTGTTGTGTCCACCCGTGTCCGTTGCGGCCGTTCCATGGAGGGTTACCCCTTCAACCCCTGCTTGACTGAGGCCCAGTACAAAGAGATGGAAGAGAAAGTCTCCTCCACCCTCTCCGGCCTCGAGGGAGAACTCAAGGGCACCTTCTACCCCCTGACCGGTATGTCCAAGGAGACCCAGCAACAGCTCATCGATGACCACTTCCTCTTCAAGGAGGGTGACCGTTTCCTCCAGGCCGCCAACGCCTGCCGCTTCTGGCCCACCGGCCGTGGCATCTACCACAACGAGAACAAGACCTTCCTGGTCTGGTGCAACGAGGAGGACCATCTCCGCCTCATCTCCATGCAGATGGGTGGTGACCTGAAGCAGGTCTACAAGAGGCTGGTGACCGCCGTAAACGACATCGAGAAGAGGGTTCCGTTCTCACACAATGACCGCCTCGGTTTCCTGACCTTCTGCCCCACCAACTTGGGCACGACCGTGAGGGCCTCGGTGCACATCAAGCTGCCCAAGCTGGCGGCCGACAAGGCCAAGCTGGAGGAGGTGGCGTCCAAGTACCACCTGCAGGTGCGCGGCACCCGCGGCGAGCACACGGAGGCCGAGGGCGGCGTGTACGACATCTCCAACAAGCGCCGCATGGGCCTGACCGAGTACGAGGCCGTCAAGGAGATGTACGACGGCATCGCCGAGCTCATCAACATTGAGAAGAGCCTGTAA
- the LOC125225279 gene encoding arginine kinase isoform X3 — protein MVDTATIEKLEAGFSKLQASDSKSLLKKYLTKEVFEALKNKKTSFGSTLLDVIQSGVENLDSGVGIYAPDAEAYTVFAELFDPIIEDYHNGFKKTDKHPAKNWGDVETLGNLDPAGEFVVSTRVRCGRSMEGYPFNPCLTEAQYKEMEEKVSSTLSGLEGELKGTFYPLTGMSKETQQQLIDDHFLFKEGDRFLQAANACRFWPTGRGIYHNENKTFLVWCNEEDHLRLISMQMGGDLKQVYKRLVTAVNDIEKRVPFSHNDRLGFLTFCPTNLGTTVRASVHIKLPKLAADKAKLEEVASKYHLQVRGTRGEHTEAEGGVYDISNKRRMGLTEYEAVKEMYDGIAELINIEKSL, from the exons ATGGTGGACACCGCAACCATCGAGAAGTTGGAGGCTGGCTTCAGCAAGCTCCAGGCCTCCGACTCAAAGTCGCTGCTGAAGAAGTACCTCACCAAGGAGGTCTTCGAAGCTCTTAAGAACAAGAAGACCTCTTTCGGCTCCACGCTATTGGATGTCATCCAGTCTG GTGTGGAGAATTTGGACTCTGGTGTTGGAATCTACGCCCCCGATGCTGAGGCATACACAGTCTTCGCTGAACTGTTTGACCCCATCATCGAGGACTACCACAATGGTTTCAAGAAAACTGACAAGCACCCCGCCAAGAACTGGGGTGATGTCGAGACCCTCGGAAACCTGGACCCTGCTGGCGAGTTTGTTGTGTCCACCCGTGTCCGTTGCGGCCGTTCCATGGAGGGTTACCCCTTCAACCCCTGCTTGACTGAGGCCCAGTACAAAGAGATGGAAGAGAAAGTCTCCTCCACCCTCTCCGGCCTCGAGGGAGAACTCAAGGGCACCTTCTACCCCCTGACCGGTATGTCCAAGGAGACCCAGCAACAGCTCATCGATGACCACTTCCTCTTCAAGGAGGGTGACCGTTTCCTCCAGGCCGCCAACGCCTGCCGCTTCTGGCCCACCGGCCGTGGCATCTACCACAACGAGAACAAGACCTTCCTGGTCTGGTGCAACGAGGAGGACCATCTCCGCCTCATCTCCATGCAGATGGGTGGTGACCTGAAGCAGGTCTACAAGAGGCTGGTGACCGCCGTAAACGACATCGAGAAGAGGGTTCCGTTCTCACACAATGACCGCCTCGGTTTCCTGACCTTCTGCCCCACCAACTTGGGCACGACCGTGAGGGCCTCGGTGCACATCAAGCTGCCCAAGCTGGCGGCCGACAAGGCCAAGCTGGAGGAGGTGGCGTCCAAGTACCACCTGCAGGTGCGCGGCACCCGCGGCGAGCACACGGAGGCCGAGGGCGGCGTGTACGACATCTCCAACAAGCGCCGCATGGGCCTGACCGAGTACGAGGCCGTCAAGGAGATGTACGACGGCATCGCCGAGCTCATCAACATTGAGAAGAGCCTGTAA
- the LOC125225279 gene encoding arginine kinase isoform X2 gives MGGCATKENKENKPADEADGKAAAMVDTATIEKLEAGFSKLQASDSKSLLKKYLTKEVFEALKNKKTSFGSTLLDVIQSGVENLDSGVGIYAPDAEAYTVFAELFDPIIEDYHNGFKKTDKHPAKNWGDVETLGNLDPAGEFVVSTRVRCGRSMEGYPFNPCLTEAQYKEMEEKVSSTLSGLEGELKGTFYPLTGMSKETQQQLIDDHFLFKEGDRFLQAANACRFWPTGRGIYHNENKTFLVWCNEEDHLRLISMQMGGDLKQVYKRLVTAVNDIEKRVPFSHNDRLGFLTFCPTNLGTTVRASVHIKLPKLAADKAKLEEVASKYHLQVRGTRGEHTEAEGGVYDISNKRRMGLTEYEAVKEMYDGIAELINIEKSL, from the exons ATGGGTGGTTGTGCAACGAAAGAAAACAAGGAAAACAAACCGGCGGATGAAGCCGACGG AAAAGCCGCAGCAATGGTGGACACCGCAACCATCGAGAAGTTGGAGGCTGGCTTCAGCAAGCTCCAGGCCTCCGACTCAAAGTCGCTGCTGAAGAAGTACCTCACCAAGGAGGTCTTCGAAGCTCTTAAGAACAAGAAGACCTCTTTCGGCTCCACGCTATTGGATGTCATCCAGTCTG GTGTGGAGAATTTGGACTCTGGTGTTGGAATCTACGCCCCCGATGCTGAGGCATACACAGTCTTCGCTGAACTGTTTGACCCCATCATCGAGGACTACCACAATGGTTTCAAGAAAACTGACAAGCACCCCGCCAAGAACTGGGGTGATGTCGAGACCCTCGGAAACCTGGACCCTGCTGGCGAGTTTGTTGTGTCCACCCGTGTCCGTTGCGGCCGTTCCATGGAGGGTTACCCCTTCAACCCCTGCTTGACTGAGGCCCAGTACAAAGAGATGGAAGAGAAAGTCTCCTCCACCCTCTCCGGCCTCGAGGGAGAACTCAAGGGCACCTTCTACCCCCTGACCGGTATGTCCAAGGAGACCCAGCAACAGCTCATCGATGACCACTTCCTCTTCAAGGAGGGTGACCGTTTCCTCCAGGCCGCCAACGCCTGCCGCTTCTGGCCCACCGGCCGTGGCATCTACCACAACGAGAACAAGACCTTCCTGGTCTGGTGCAACGAGGAGGACCATCTCCGCCTCATCTCCATGCAGATGGGTGGTGACCTGAAGCAGGTCTACAAGAGGCTGGTGACCGCCGTAAACGACATCGAGAAGAGGGTTCCGTTCTCACACAATGACCGCCTCGGTTTCCTGACCTTCTGCCCCACCAACTTGGGCACGACCGTGAGGGCCTCGGTGCACATCAAGCTGCCCAAGCTGGCGGCCGACAAGGCCAAGCTGGAGGAGGTGGCGTCCAAGTACCACCTGCAGGTGCGCGGCACCCGCGGCGAGCACACGGAGGCCGAGGGCGGCGTGTACGACATCTCCAACAAGCGCCGCATGGGCCTGACCGAGTACGAGGCCGTCAAGGAGATGTACGACGGCATCGCCGAGCTCATCAACATTGAGAAGAGCCTGTAA